The genome window TTCGGGCGTTTGCCTTTATCTTTCTGTGAACTGATATACCACGCTACGTGCTTCGGCGGGAAATGCTTTTCATCAATATTGTGTAGTTTTAACAAGCGTTTCAGTAAACGTTGCTGATCTTCGCTGTCCATAATTTGGAAATCTTGCGGTAGATTAGCGTCAAGGTAATGCGAGCGTAACAAGCGGTTAGCAATGCTGTGGAATGTACCGACCCACATACCGAACAGGCGGTGATGACTGCTGGAAGAAAGAGTATGTTCGATACGATGACGCATTTCCGCCACGCTTTATTGGTAAAGGTGACTGCTAGAATATTTGATTCCGGTACGTTTTCTACACCGATTAACCACGCAATACGATGTGTCAGCACCCGTGTTTTACCGGAACCGGCTCCTGCCAAGACTAAATAATTGCCCAACGGTGCGCGACAGCCTCTCGCTGTTTATCATTTAATCCGTCTAATAATAAAGAAAAATCCATTACCGCCTCGTATTTAATTAATGTTTGTTTATACAGTTAATCCTATTATAGATCAAAGCGGTTAAATTTAGCGAAGGTTTTTCAAAGAACCTTTAATTTCTTATGTGAATTAAATAATAAATTGAATAGTCTTAATTCATTAACTTATTAAGTTTAATAAATATGATGTAATGTTACAAAATTGTAACAAATAAACTTTTTTTTGTATAACAATGTAAGATTGTTTGTGGTAGATAATAATTTATTTTAGTCTATAAATAGGACTATTTTAATTCTATTACAGTATTAAATTAGCTTTAGCTGAAATAATGCTTTTTTAAGCATAATTATAAGTGAAGGACACTTTATATGAATAAAATTTTCAAAGTTATTTGGAATCATGCAACACAATCTATGGTGGTGGTATCTGAACTTACTAAATCAAAAGGTAAGTCATCATCTACAACCGATGAACGCAACGAGCCAACGGCAGGAAGCACTTTATTAAATCTTGGTGTGGGTACTGCGGCTACGACACTCGGTCTTTTAGGCAGTGTATTAGTTTCTGATGCACATGCCGCAGTTGGTCTTATCAAGCTTGAGCCAACATTGGGTATTACTAGTAATACAGGTGACAGTACAGCAGTAGCTAATTCATTTGTATCTGGCGTAAATCTAAATACTACTGCGGGTGGTTCAGTTTTAGTTGGTAGAAACTCTACGATGTTTAATGCAACTGAAAGAGGAGATATGAAAGATGCTGTTGCATTAGTCGCAAACAGTACTATTGCCGGTTCCCGTTCCGCTAGCCTTGGTTTTAACCTTACTGTGACCGGTACAGAATCGGTAGCGGTAGGTACGAATGCTACGATTACAGGAGGACAGGCCGTCGGTATCGGTTTTGGTACAAATGCAACTGGTCAACAATCAACGGCTATAGGTAATGACTCTCAAGCAACGGGATATCTTGCTGTTGCGATTGGTGCGGATGATATTGATGGCGCCAAATCGACAGCAACGAAAGATCTTGTTTCTTTAGATGGTCGAAACATGAGTGTTGCACAAGCATATAAAACTCTAACAAAAAGCGATCTTATTCAAACACGTACTGATGGAAGTACCGATTTATATCGTGCAACTACAGCAAGTGGTACTGCGTCGGTTGCTATTGGTGGTTATGCACAATCAAAAGGGGCACTAGCAACTGCAATTGGTACTAATACAACTGCTTCAGGTATAGCGTCTATGGCTGTCGGTGTGGGGGCACAAGCGACTCAAACATCAGCACTTTCAATGGGTACAGGTTCAAAAGCAGAAGCGAAAAATTCCGCCGCAATCGGGACAGCTACACACACAACAATTGAAGATTCTATTGCGTTAGGTTCTAATGCTAAAGTAGAAAGTCTTGCAAATAAAGGTTCTGTTGCGTTAGGTTCTAATGCGACGGCAACAGTCGCGCAACACCTACAAATACAGCAACAGTGAATACATTAACTTATTCGGGCTTTGCGGGAAAAAACCCAACTGCGGTTCTTTCTGTAGGTTCTGACACAGAAAAACGTCAGATTCAAAATGTGGTCACGGGACGAATTGAGGATTCTTCAACAGATGCGATTAATGGTTCGCAATTATATGCCACTCAACATCTTTTAGGTAATGTCACCACATCTATTGATACCATTTTAGGCGGTGATGCAAGCGTTGCAAATACCGGCACAATTACGATGACTAATATCGGTGGTACAACCAAAACTACCATTCATGATGCTATTGCCGCAGTAAAAGAAACTGTTGTAGAAGGTAAAAATACAAAGGTAACAGCTGATATTAAGGCAAATGGTTCTACTACTTATAAAATTGATGCGGTAGATACTTCAGCATCTGTTTCTCCTGGATCAGGAGATGTAACAGTAAAGGCGCAAAATCCGACAGCAGTTGGTAATGCGGATGTTACGGATTATGTCATTGATTTGTCAACGTCAACTAGAACGAATATTACTCACGGTGTAAATGCAAATACGACTGTTACCAATAAAGGATTAACATTCACAGCGGATTCCGGACCAGAAACCTTACGTAAATTAGGTGAGAAATTAGCACTAAATGGTGATGGTGATTTAATCGCAACAACAGTATCTACCGGAAAGGTTGAAATTGCAACAACTCAAGAGTTAAAAGATGCAGTTACTAATGCGACAAATGCCTTACAGAGCTTTACTACAACGGTTGATGGAACCAATGTTGCCCAAACAGTAAATAAAAATCAGACTAAAGCGAACTTTAATACTGGAGATAATATTGAGTTAACTGTCTGCGACTAACGGTATTACGATTGCAACTAAAAAAGATGTAACATTTGGTAATCTGAATGTAGAAGGAGATACGGTAGTAAATGACTTTAAGGTTAATCCGGGATCTACTATTAATATGGGTGGAAATACCATTACCAATGTAGGTGCCCCTAAAGCGGATGATGATGCTGCAACTAAAAAATATGTTAAGGATACTCGTACACTTGTTACTTCAAACGATATAGAAGTTACAAGAACAGATAACGGCGATACTATTACTTTTGATTTAAAAGTAAAACCGGCGCAGCGGCAAAAGTGGGCTGGAATATTGCGGCAAATGGCACAAACTCAACTGAGGTTATTGCTGATGCGGATGTAAGTTTAAACAACACCGATGGTAATATCGTAATTACTAAGGAAACCACGGACAACAACGTGACGTTTGGCTTAAACAAAAACATTAGTGTCGGTAAAGACGGCGTTGATGGCGTAGATGGCTCAGTAGGTGCGAAGGGTAAAGACGGCTCTTCTGTGGTATTAAACGGTAAAGACGGTTCAATCGGCTTAACCGGTCCGAAAGGTACAGACGGAAAAACGCCGACAACCAATATCCGAGTGAAGGATGGTCAACCTGGCGTAGATGGTCAACCGGGTGAAACGAAAACACGTATTGTGTATGACACACCGGATGGCGAAGAGCAAGTAGCGACCTTGAATGACGGCTTAAAATTCGTTGGCGATAAAGGTCAAGTCATTAAGAAAAAACTGAATGAGACCTTAGCAATCAAAGGTAAGTTAGCGGATACAGCGGCTGTCACGGATAAAAACTTACGTGTAGATAATGATGGCGATGAGCTTATCATTAAGATGGCGAAAGCATTAACGGATTTAACGAATGCGACCTTTACCTCAGGTACAGGTAACACCGTTATTGACGGCAATGGCATCACAATCACCCCGACAGGCGGTGGCAAATCGGTAACCTTAACGGATAACGGCCTTAATAACGGCGGTAACAAAATTACTGACGTAGCTAAAGGTGAAGCTCCGACAGATGCGGTTAACGTGAGCCAGTTGGAAGATGTGAAAACAACAGTAAATGCTGGTTGGAATATTGCGACAAACGGTACGAACTCAACTAACGTTGCACCGAAAGGCAATGTGAGCTTAAACAACACTGACGGCAATATCCTGATTACTAAAACAGATACGAACAATGACGTCCTCTTTGGCTTAAACAAAGATATTACGGTAGGTAAAGACGGTGTTGATGGCGTAGATGGCTCAGTGGGTGCGAAGGGTAAAGACGGCTCTTCTGTGGTATTAAACGGTAAAGACGGTTCAATCGGCTTAACCGGTCCGAAAGGTACAGACGGAAAAACGCCGACAACCAATATCCGAGTGAAGGATGGTCAACCTGGCGTAGATGGTCAACCGGGTGAAACGAAAACACGTATTGTGTATGACACACCGGATGGCGAAGAGCAAGTAGCGACCTTGAATGACGGCTTAAAATTCGTTGGCGATAAAGGTCAAGTCATTAAGAAAAAACTGAATGAGACCTTAGCAATCAAAGGTAAGTTAGCGGATACAGCGGCTGTCACGGATAAAAACTTACGTGTAGATAATGATGGCGATGAGCTTATCATTAAGATGGCGAAAGCATTAACGGATTTAACGAATGCGACCTTTACCTCAGGTACAGGTAACACCGTTATTGACGGCAATGGCATCACAATCACCCCGACAGGCGGTGGCAAATCGGTAACCTTAACGGATAACGGCCTTAATAACGGCGGTAACAAAATTACTGACGTAGCTAAAGGTGAAGCTCCGACAGATGCGGTTAACGTGAGCCAGTTGGAAGATGTGAAAACAACAGTAAATGCTGGTTGGAATATTGCGACAAACGGTACGAACTCAACTAACGTTGCACCGAAAGGCAATGTGAGCTTAAACAACACTGACGGCAATATCCTGATTACTAAAACAGATACGAACAATGACGTCCTCTTTGGCTTAAACAAAGATATTACGGTAGGTAAAGACGGCGTTGATGGCGTAGATGGCTCAGTGGGTGCGAAGGGTAAAGACGGCTCTTCTGTGGTGTTAAACGGTAAAGACGGTTCAATTGGCTTAACAGGTCCGAAAGGTGCAGACGGCACGCCAGGTGTGAGTACAAATATTCGTGCAGAGAAAGGTGAACCAGGTGTAAATGGTCAACCGGGTGAATCGAAGACACGTATTGTGTATGACACACCGGACGGTGAAGAACAAGTTGCGACCTTGAATGACGGCTTAAAATTCGTTGGCGATAAAGGTCAAGTCATTAAGAAAAAACTGAATGAGACCTTAGCAATCAAAGGTAAGTTAGCGGATACAGCGGCTGTCACGGATAAAAACTTACGTGTAGATAATGATGGCGATGAGCTTATCATTAAGATGGCGAAAGCATTAACGGATTTAACGAATGCGACCTTTACATCAAATACAGGCGATACTGTGATTGATGGCAATGGCATCACAATTAATCCGACAGGTGGTACATCAGTTAGCTTAACGAATACCGGCTTAAACAACGGTGATAACAAAATCACGAATGTTGCAACAGGTACGAATAATACAGATGCGGTTAACGTAAGCCAGTTGGAAGATGTGAAAACAACAGTAAATGCCGGTTGGAATATTGCGACAAACGGTACGAACTCAACTAACGTTGCACCGAAAGGCAATGTGAGCTTAAACAACACTGACGGCAATATCCTGATTACTAAAACAGATACGAACAATGACGTCCTCTTTGGCTTAAACAAAGATATTACGGTAGGTAAAGACGGTGTTGATGGCGTAGATGGCTCAGTGGGTGCGAAAGGTAAAGATGGCTCTTCTGTGGTGTTAAACGGTAAAGACGGTTCAATCGGCTTAACCGGTCCGAAAGGTACAGACGGAAAAACGCCGACAACCAATATCCGAGTGAAGGATGGTCAACCTGGCGTAGATGGTCAACCGGGTGAAACGAAAACACGTATTGTGTATGACACACCGGATGGCGAAGAGCAAGTAGCGACCTTGAATGACGGCTTAAAATTCGTTGGCGATAAAGGTCAAGTCATTAAGAAAAAACTGAATGAGACCTTAGCAATCAAAGGTAAGTTAGCGGATACAGCGGCTGTCACGGATAAAAACTTACGTGTAGATAATGATGGCGATGAGCTTATCATTAAGATGGCGAAAGCATTAACGGATTTAACGAATGCGACCTTTACCTCAGGTACAGGTAACACCGTTATTGACGGCAATGGCATCACAATCACCCCGACAGGCGGTGGCAAATCGGTAACCTTAACGGATAACGGCCTTAATAACGGCGGTAACAAAATTACTGACGTAGCTAAAGGTGAAGCTCCGACAGATGCGGTTAACGTGAGCCAGTTGGAAGATGTGAAAACAACAGTAAATGCTGGTTGGAATATTGCGACAAACGGTACGAACTCAACTAACGTTGCACCGAAAGGCAATGTGAGCTTAAACAACACTGACGGCAATATCCTGATTACTAAAACAGATACGAACAATGACGTCCTCTTTGGCTTAAACAAAGATATTACGGTAGGTAAAGACGGTGTTGATGGCGTAGATGGCTCAGTGGGTGCGAAAGGTAAAGATGGCTCTTCTGTGGTGTTAAACGGTAAAGACGGTTCAATCGGCTTAACCGGTCCGAAAGGTGCAGACGGCACGCCAGGTGTGAGTACAAATATTCGTGCAGAGAAAGGTGAACCAGGTGTAAATGGTCAACCGGGTGAATCGAAGACACGTATTGTGTATGACACACCGGACGGTGAAGAACAAGTTGCGACCTTGAACGACGGCTTAAAATTCGTTGGTGATACAGGTGCAGTTATTAAGAAAAAACTGAATGAAACCTTAGCGATCAAAGGTAAGTTAGCAAATACAGCAGATGTTACAGCTGAAAACTTACGTGTAGATAATGATGGCGATGAGCTTATCATTAAGATGGCGAAAGCATTAACGGATTTAACGAATGCGACCTTTACCTCAGGTACAGGTAACACCGTTATTGACGGCAATGGCATCACAATTAATCCGACAGGTGGTACATCAGTTAGCTTAACGAATACCGGCTTAAACAACGGTGATAACAAAATCACGAATGTTGCAACAGGTACGAATAATACAGATGCGGTTAACGTGAGCCAGTTGAATGACGTGAAAAATATTGCGAACGCGGGTTGGAATATTGCGGCTAATGGCACAAACGCAACTAACGTTGCACCGAAAGGTAATGTGAGCTTAAACAACACTGACGGTAATATCCTGATTACGAAGGAAACGACTGACAACAATGTTACTTTTGCTTTAAACAAAGACCTTACATTAGGTAAAGTGGGCAAAGACGGCGTGGACGGTGAAGACGGTTCATTAGGTGTTAACGGTAAAGATGGCTCATCAGTTGTCTTAAATGGTAAAGACGGTTCAATCGGCTTAACAGGTCCGAAAGGCGCAGATGGCACGCCAGGTGTGAGTACAAATATTCGTGCAGAGAAAGGTGAACCAGGTGTAAATGGTCAACCGGGTGAAACGAAGACACGTATTGTGTATGACACACCGGATGGCGAAGAGCAAGTAGCGACCTTGAACGACGGCTTAAAATTCGTTGGCGATAAAGGTCAAGTCATTAAGAAAAAACTGAATGAGACCTTAGCAATCAAAGGTAAGTTAGCGGATACAGCGGCTGTCACGGATAAAAACTTACGTGTAGATAATGATGGCGATGAGCTTATCATTAAGATGGCGAAAGCATTAACGGATTTAACGAATGCGACCTTTACCTCAGGTACAGGTAACACCGTTATTGACGGCAATGGCATCACAATTAATCCGACAGGTGGTACATCAGTTAGCTTAACGAATACCGGCTTAAACAACGGTGATAACAAAATCACGAATGTTGCGACAGGTACGAATAATACAGATGCGGTTAACGTAAGCCAGTTGAATGACGTGAAAAATATTGCGAACGCGGGTTGGAATATTGCGGCTAATGGCACAAACGCAACTAACGTTGCACCGAAAGGTAATGTGAGCTTAAACAACACTGACGGTAATATCCTGATTACGAAGGAAACGACTGACAACAATGTTACTTTTGCTTTAAACAAAGACCTTACATTAGGTAAAGTGGGCAAAGACGGCGTGGACGGTGAAGACGGTTCATTAGGTGTTAACGGTAAAGATGGCTCATCAGTTGTCTTAAATGGTAAAGACGGTTCAATCGGCTTAACAGGTCCGAAAGGCGCAGATGGCACGCCAGGTGTGAGTACAAATATTCGTGCAGAGAAAGGTGAACCAGGTGTAAATGGTCAACCGGGTGAAACGAAGACACGTATTGTGTATGACACACCGGATGGCGAAGAGCAAGTAGCGACCTTGAACGACGGCTTAAAATTCGTTGGCGATAAAGGTCAAGTCATTAAGAAAAAACTGAATGAGACCTTAGCAATCAAAGGTAAGTTAGCGGATACAGCGGCTGTCACGGATAAAAACTTACGTGTAGATAATGATGGCGATGAGCTTATCATTAAGATGGCGAAAGCATTAACGGATTTAACGAATGCGACCTTTACCTCAGGTACAGGTAACACCGTTATTGACGGCAATGGCATCACAATTAATCCGACAGGTGGTACATCAGTTAGCTTAACGAATACCGGCTTAAACAACGGTGATAACAAAATCACGAATGTTGCAACAGGTACGAATAATACAGATGCGGTTAACGTAAGCCAGTTGAATGACGTGAAAAATATTGCGAACGCGGGTTGGAATATTGCGGCTAATGGCACAAACGCAACTAACGTTGCACCGAAAGGTAATGTGAGCTTAAACAACACTGACGGTAATATCCTGATTACGAAGGAAACGACTGACAACAATGTTACTTTTGCTTTAAACAAAGACCTTACATTAGGTAAAGTGGGCAAAGACGGCGTGGACGGTGAAGACGGTTCATTAGGTGTTAACGGTAAAGATGGCTCATCAGTTGTCTTAAATGGTAAAGACGGTTCAATCGGCTTAACAGGTCCGAAAGGCGCAGATGGCAAAACACCGACAACCAATATCCGAGTTAAAAACGGTGAACCGGGCGTAAATGGCCAGCCGGGTGAATCGAAGACACGTATTGTGTATGACACACCGGACGGTGAAGAACAAGTGGCGACCTTGAATGACGGCTTAAAATTCGTTGGCGATAAAGGTCAAGTCATTAAGAAAAAACTGAATGAGACCTTAGCAATCAAAGGTAAGTTAGCGGATACAGCGGCTGTCACGGATAAAAACTTACGTGTAGATAATGATGGCGATGAGCTTATCATTAAGATGGCGAAAGCATTAACGGATTTAACGAATGCGACCTTTACCTCAGGTACAGGTAACACCGTTATTGACGGCAATGGCATCACAATTAATCCGACAGGTGGTACATCAGTTAGCTTAACGAATACCGGCTTAAACAACGGTGGTAATAAAATTACGAACGTTGCAACAGGTACGGATGATACGGATGCGGTTAACGTGAGCCAATTAAATGCGGTTAACTCTACGGCAAATGCGGGTTGGAATATTCAAACTAACGGCAATACTTCAACTAATGTTAAACCGGGCAATACGGTGAATTTTGCAAACGGAGACAATATCGTTATTAATAATAATGGTACAAATGTGACTGTTGGCTTATCGAAAGATATTGACCTAAGTAAAGACGGTAGTATTAAAGCCGGTGATACTGTCATGAATAATGATGGTGTGAAAGTTGGTGATGAAGTATCGTTGACTAAAGATGGTTTAACTGTAGGTGATGTGAATATTTCAGTGCAAACAGGTATCAATGCTGGTGACAAACAAATCACAAACGTGAAAAGTGGTTTAGACGGTACTAAACTTTCAGATGCGAAAGGCGATACATTGAAGAATGCTGCAAATATCGGTGATCTACAAATCGCAGTATCAAGTGTAACCGATGCTTCACAAGGTGGTGGTTTTGGTTTAGCAGATGATAATGGCAATACAGTGACAGAAAATCTTGGAAAAACTATCCAAGTGAAAGGTGACGGTAATGTGAAAACAACTGTAACTGGTAAGTCACTCACAGTAGGCTTAAACAAGGATGTTGACTTAGGCAAAGACGGAAGCTTAACAACTGGTGGTACGAAAGTATCAGACAAAGGTGTAAGTTTTACTGATTCACTAGTGAATTTAACCAGCAATGGTTTAGATAACGGTGGTAACAAAGTTATTAACGTAAAAGCGGGTGATGTAAGTGAAACCAGTACAGATGCTGTAAACGGTAGCCAATTACACGCAACTAACCAAAATGTAACAAACCTTCAAAATACTGTTGCGAAAGGTTGGAACATTGAGGCTGATAAGGTTTATGGCTCAACAGGTGAAGTGATTGGTAAATCAAAAGCTAATGTTGCGATGGGAGATACCGTTGCGGTTAAAGCAGGCAATAACATTGAGATTACTCAAGATGGTAAAAACATTGCAATTGCAACTTCTGTAAATCCAAACTTTGATAGTGTGAAAATTGGTAAAGGTAGCAATACCGCAATAATTAGCACAACTGAAGATGGTGCAATTAAGGTTGCTAATGCAAATGGTGGTCCAACTCGTATTACCAATGTTGCGGCAGGTAAGAAGGATAATGATGCTGTAAATGTGGCACAATTAAAAGGTGCAGTAAGTAGCATTAGTCATAATATCAATAAAGTTGATAAAGACTTACGTGCTGGTATTGCAGGAGCAATGGTCGCTGGTAACTTATATCATGTAACGATACCAGGTAAATCAATGATCTCTGCAGGTATTGGTACTTATAAAAACCAAGGTGCAGTAGCAGTA of Actinobacillus arthritidis contains these proteins:
- a CDS encoding ESPR-type extended signal peptide-containing protein; translated protein: MNKIFKVIWNHATQSMVVVSELTKSKGKSSSTTDERNEPTAGSTLLNLGVGTAATTLGLLGSVLVSDAHAAVGLIKLEPTLGITSNTGDSTAVANSFVSGVNLNTTAGGSVLVGRNSTMFNATERGDMKDAVALVANSTIAGSRSASLGFNLTVTGTESVAVGTNATITGGQAVGIGFGTNATGQQSTAIGNDSQATGYLAVAIGADDIDGAKSTATKDLVSLDGRNMSVAQAYKTLTKSDLIQTRTDGSTDLYRATTASGTASVAIGGYAQSKGALATAIGTNTTASGIASMAVGVGAQATQTSALSMGTGSKAEAKNSAAIGTATHTTIEDSIALGSNAKVESLANKGSVALGSNATATVAQHLQIQQQ